The Eubacteriaceae bacterium Marseille-Q4139 genome has a window encoding:
- a CDS encoding ketopantoate reductase family protein, whose protein sequence is MREIKRVTLIGLGAMGVFFAPRLSGYLGENFKIMADGKRKDRLEQKGVTVNGTNYRFPIITPEADCGPADLVIIAVKGYDLEQAIRDIKNQVGKDTIILSVLNGVDSEKQVAAVYGEDHLLYSYMRISIVMRDGKTEFDPKKGLIHFGDLKNDPENLSENVLAVKNLFDACDIDYKIDPDMLRGIWFKFMCNVGENMTCAMLQVPFGAFQKSEHANFFRRAAMWEVIRVANKLGIALDQSDIDRQEHTLSRIPYGNKPSTLQDLEAGKRTEVDMFAGTVVELGKSLGVETPVCECFLHGIHLIEERLFGGI, encoded by the coding sequence ATGAGGGAAATCAAACGCGTGACCCTGATCGGCCTCGGGGCCATGGGCGTTTTCTTTGCGCCGCGGCTTTCCGGGTATCTGGGGGAAAATTTTAAGATTATGGCAGATGGGAAGCGGAAGGATCGCCTGGAACAGAAAGGCGTTACCGTAAACGGTACCAATTACCGTTTTCCGATCATCACGCCGGAAGCCGACTGCGGGCCGGCTGATTTAGTTATCATCGCCGTCAAAGGCTACGATCTGGAACAGGCCATTCGGGACATCAAAAATCAGGTAGGCAAGGACACCATCATCCTCTCCGTCTTAAACGGCGTTGACAGTGAAAAACAGGTGGCCGCCGTCTACGGCGAAGACCACCTGCTCTATTCTTATATGCGGATCAGCATCGTCATGCGGGACGGAAAAACGGAATTCGATCCCAAAAAGGGCCTGATCCACTTCGGCGACCTGAAAAATGATCCCGAAAACCTCTCGGAAAACGTCCTGGCCGTCAAAAATTTATTTGATGCCTGCGATATTGACTATAAAATTGATCCCGACATGCTGCGCGGGATCTGGTTTAAATTCATGTGCAACGTCGGCGAAAACATGACATGTGCCATGCTCCAGGTGCCCTTCGGCGCGTTCCAGAAAAGCGAGCATGCCAACTTCTTCCGCCGCGCCGCCATGTGGGAGGTGATCCGCGTTGCCAACAAACTGGGCATTGCCCTGGATCAGTCCGACATCGACCGCCAGGAGCACACGCTCTCCCGGATCCCTTACGGGAACAAGCCCTCAACGCTCCAGGATCTCGAGGCCGGAAAGCGCACCGAAGTCGACATGTTCGCCGGCACCGTGGTGGAGCTTGGAAAATCCCTGGGAGTGGAAACGCCGGTCTGCGAGTGCTTTCTCCATGGGATCCATTTAATCGAAGAGAGATTGTTCGGCGGGATTTAA